In a single window of the Deinococcus aetherius genome:
- a CDS encoding DinB family protein — MEGLGAEDAGRVPEGLPHSVAQVVAHVAFWQDFLLDAAGGGSPAWPQHAAGGWPKPGPWEELRARLLAGQERLRALARDPAFTAGVTRDGQPWAAMLANFAGHGVYHLGQVVILRQGLGLWPPPGGGDTW; from the coding sequence TTGGAGGGCCTGGGGGCGGAGGACGCGGGGCGGGTGCCGGAGGGGTTGCCGCATTCGGTGGCGCAGGTCGTCGCGCATGTGGCCTTCTGGCAGGACTTCCTGCTGGACGCGGCGGGGGGAGGCTCCCCGGCCTGGCCCCAGCACGCGGCGGGTGGCTGGCCCAAGCCGGGGCCGTGGGAGGAACTGCGTGCCCGGCTCCTCGCGGGTCAGGAGCGGCTGCGGGCGCTGGCGCGCGACCCGGCCTTCACGGCGGGGGTCACGCGTGACGGCCAGCCCTGGGCCGCGATGCTCGCCAACTTCGCGGGGCATGGTGTGTATCACCTCGGGCAGGTCGTGATCCTGCGGCAGGGGTTGGGGCTGTGGCCGCCGCCGGGCGGGGGGGACACGTGGTAG
- a CDS encoding Crp/Fnr family transcriptional regulator: MMSGAFGALPQETLAQVMAAARVGRWARGGLLFHPEDPAETLHVLTRGSVRLYRLGSAAREVTLDVHGSGSLLGASALLPGERYGMYAEAMDDTESLMLGRETLTRLTRAHPAVGVALTEQITRQTRGVQERLSGLVFMEVSQRLALALLALAEREGTWPEGGVLALRERVSHQDLAHVVGSTRETITKLLGDFRARGLLDLGYRRIILTDRAGLINASREPLR, from the coding sequence ATGATGTCCGGTGCATTCGGAGCGTTGCCCCAGGAGACGCTCGCGCAGGTGATGGCGGCGGCGCGCGTGGGCCGCTGGGCGCGGGGGGGGCTGCTCTTTCATCCCGAGGACCCGGCGGAGACGCTGCATGTGCTCACGCGCGGGAGCGTGCGGCTGTACCGCCTGGGGTCGGCGGCGCGCGAGGTCACGCTCGACGTCCACGGTTCCGGATCGCTGCTGGGGGCGTCGGCGCTGCTCCCGGGCGAGCGGTACGGCATGTACGCCGAGGCCATGGACGATACCGAGTCGCTGATGCTGGGCCGCGAGACGTTGACCCGCCTCACCCGGGCACACCCGGCGGTCGGGGTGGCCCTCACCGAGCAGATCACCCGGCAGACGCGCGGGGTGCAAGAAAGGCTCTCCGGCCTCGTCTTCATGGAGGTCTCGCAGCGGCTCGCCCTCGCCCTCCTCGCCCTCGCCGAGCGGGAGGGCACCTGGCCGGAGGGCGGGGTGCTGGCCCTGCGCGAGCGGGTCTCGCACCAGGACCTCGCCCACGTCGTCGGCAGCACGCGGGAGACCATCACCAAGCTCCTCGGCGACTTCCGGGCGCGGGGCCTGCTCGACCTGGGGTACCGCCGCATCATCCTCACCGACCGGGCGGGGCTGATCAACGCCTCGCGGGAGCCGCTGAGGTAG
- a CDS encoding WecB/TagA/CpsF family glycosyltransferase encodes MTRPQPTAQSHPAGPSSPAERLTLFDLPLDVIDLEGTLARLGGWMFRAPRAPHTVVTLNPEYIVQTRNRPDLVAAVQEADLVTADGIGIVWAARQLHGREVPRAPGYDIVKGLMARHGAELRVFFLGARPGVAEQAAQNAARDYGIGVAGVHHGYFDLPEDRRVAELVGASGAHLVLTGMGGGRQETFNQYWRQVLGAPVIIGCGGVIDVFAGTADLAPTWTRKLGVEFLWRVGLDRKRWNRAPRLAQFVRMVRAERKRR; translated from the coding sequence ATGACCCGACCCCAGCCCACCGCCCAGTCCCACCCGGCGGGGCCGTCCTCCCCGGCGGAGCGCCTGACCCTCTTCGATCTCCCGCTGGACGTGATCGACCTGGAGGGAACGCTCGCCCGCCTCGGTGGGTGGATGTTCCGCGCCCCGCGCGCCCCGCATACCGTCGTCACGCTCAACCCGGAGTACATCGTGCAGACCCGGAACCGCCCCGACCTCGTGGCGGCGGTGCAGGAGGCCGACCTCGTCACGGCGGACGGCATCGGCATCGTGTGGGCGGCGCGGCAACTGCACGGGCGGGAGGTCCCCCGCGCCCCCGGCTACGACATCGTCAAGGGGCTGATGGCGCGGCACGGCGCGGAACTGCGCGTCTTCTTCCTGGGGGCCCGGCCCGGCGTCGCCGAGCAGGCCGCGCAGAACGCCGCGCGGGACTACGGCATCGGGGTCGCGGGCGTCCACCACGGCTACTTCGACCTCCCCGAGGACCGCCGGGTCGCGGAACTCGTCGGCGCGTCGGGCGCGCACCTCGTCCTCACCGGGATGGGGGGCGGGCGGCAGGAGACTTTCAACCAATACTGGCGGCAGGTGCTGGGCGCCCCCGTCATCATCGGCTGCGGCGGCGTCATCGACGTGTTCGCCGGGACCGCCGACCTCGCCCCCACCTGGACGCGCAAGCTCGGCGTCGAATTCCTCTGGCGGGTGGGCCTCGACCGCAAACGCTGGAACCGCGCCCCCCGTCTCGCCCAGTTCGTGCGGATGGTGCGGGCGGAGAGAAAACGGCGGTAG
- a CDS encoding metallophosphoesterase family protein, which yields MPLAALYDIHGNLPALDAVLAALERLEVERILIGGDVTYGPFVRETLDRLLALGDRAVWIRGNADRELVEFLDTGTTRAPLPDDQRRALAWEAGQIGRTHRDFLAALPHRRTLEVEGLGRVLFCHGSPRSDEEIITRLTSGERLGRVLAGVEERVVVCGHTHVPFDRAVGGVRVVNAGSVGMGYGPPGASWALIGPGVELRHTEYDREHAATRFRQSGHPLSETFAEDVERPASAQEASTFFEELALRRERDDARP from the coding sequence GTGCCCCTCGCCGCCCTCTACGACATCCACGGCAACCTCCCCGCCCTGGATGCCGTTCTGGCCGCCCTGGAGCGGTTGGAGGTTGAGCGCATCCTCATCGGTGGGGACGTGACGTACGGGCCCTTTGTGCGCGAGACGCTTGACCGCCTGCTCGCCCTCGGGGACCGTGCCGTCTGGATTCGCGGCAACGCGGACCGTGAGCTGGTCGAGTTCTTGGACACCGGCACCACCCGCGCCCCCCTTCCCGACGATCAGCGGCGGGCGCTCGCGTGGGAGGCCGGGCAGATTGGCCGGACCCACCGCGACTTCCTCGCCGCCCTGCCCCACCGCCGCACCCTGGAGGTCGAGGGGCTGGGGCGGGTGCTGTTCTGCCACGGCTCCCCCCGGAGCGACGAGGAGATCATCACCCGCCTGACCTCCGGGGAGAGGCTGGGGCGTGTCCTCGCCGGGGTGGAGGAGCGGGTCGTGGTGTGCGGGCATACCCACGTCCCCTTCGACCGCGCGGTGGGCGGCGTGCGGGTGGTGAACGCGGGCAGCGTGGGGATGGGGTACGGGCCGCCCGGGGCCTCGTGGGCTTTGATCGGCCCGGGGGTGGAGCTGCGGCACACCGAGTATGACCGGGAGCACGCGGCCACCCGGTTCCGTCAGAGCGGTCACCCCCTGAGCGAGACCTTCGCGGAGGACGTGGAGCGGCCCGCCTCGGCCCAGGAGGCGAGCACGTTTTTCGAGGAACTGGCGTTGCGGCGGGAGCGGGACGACGCCCGTCCCTAA
- a CDS encoding aminotransferase family protein: MTHPSNVFYRSRQPSPTAVRGEGVYLFDAGGRRYLDGSSGALVANVGHGRAEVGEAMARQARELPFVHGSQFTSPVLEEYAARLVRFLGLPDYRFWAVSGGSEANESAIKLARQYHVERGEPGRYRVVTRVPSYHGASLGALAASGMGARRALYAPLMNEAAWPKMPRPDPTLGGEDDAERLRAVLEEAGPETVAAFIAEPVVGASDAALAPNPGYHARVAEICREYGVLFIADEVMSGMGRCGTPLAVRLGGEVTPDIVVLGKGLAAGYAPLAGLAASGEVYDTVMNGSGAFKHGFTYAGHPVSVAAGLSVLHIVEREGLVECARVRGERLLAGLRELQAKHPGVLEARGHGLLLGLVLGDPATGRAFETPGIAARVAAAALRRGLITYPGSGAVDGTRGDHLLLGPPLTVTDGEVIEMLEALDGALGEVG; encoded by the coding sequence ATGACCCACCCCAGCAACGTCTTCTACCGCTCCCGCCAGCCCTCCCCCACCGCCGTGCGCGGCGAGGGCGTCTACCTCTTCGACGCCGGGGGGCGGCGTTACCTCGACGGCTCCTCGGGGGCACTCGTGGCGAACGTGGGGCACGGACGGGCCGAGGTCGGGGAGGCGATGGCGCGGCAGGCGCGGGAATTGCCCTTCGTCCACGGGTCGCAGTTCACCTCACCCGTGCTGGAGGAGTACGCGGCACGGCTCGTGCGCTTCCTGGGATTGCCGGATTACCGCTTCTGGGCGGTGTCGGGCGGGTCGGAGGCCAACGAGAGCGCGATCAAGCTGGCGCGGCAGTACCACGTCGAACGCGGCGAGCCGGGGCGCTACAGGGTGGTGACGCGGGTGCCGAGCTACCACGGCGCCTCGCTGGGGGCGCTCGCGGCGAGTGGGATGGGCGCGCGGCGGGCCCTCTACGCCCCCCTGATGAACGAGGCGGCATGGCCCAAGATGCCCCGACCCGACCCCACCCTGGGCGGCGAGGACGACGCCGAACGGCTGCGGGCGGTGCTGGAGGAGGCGGGGCCGGAAACGGTCGCGGCCTTCATCGCCGAGCCGGTGGTGGGAGCGTCGGACGCGGCGCTGGCCCCGAATCCCGGGTATCACGCGCGCGTCGCCGAAATCTGCCGCGAGTACGGCGTCCTCTTCATCGCCGACGAGGTGATGAGCGGGATGGGCCGCTGCGGCACTCCTCTGGCGGTGCGGCTGGGCGGGGAGGTCACACCGGACATCGTCGTGCTGGGCAAGGGGCTCGCCGCCGGGTACGCTCCCCTGGCCGGGCTCGCCGCGAGCGGGGAGGTGTACGACACGGTGATGAACGGATCGGGGGCTTTCAAGCACGGCTTCACGTACGCGGGGCACCCGGTCAGCGTGGCGGCGGGGTTGAGTGTGCTGCACATCGTGGAGCGGGAGGGGCTGGTCGAGTGCGCGCGGGTGCGGGGCGAGCGGCTGCTGGCGGGGCTGCGGGAGTTGCAGGCGAAGCATCCGGGCGTGCTGGAGGCGCGCGGCCACGGCCTGCTCCTGGGGCTGGTGCTCGGCGACCCGGCGACCGGGCGGGCGTTCGAGACGCCTGGAATCGCGGCGCGGGTGGCGGCGGCGGCCCTGCGGCGCGGCCTGATCACCTACCCGGGAAGCGGCGCGGTGGACGGCACGCGCGGCGACCACCTCCTCCTCGGCCCACCCCTGACCGTCACGGACGGCGAGGTGATTGAAATGCTGGAGGCGCTGGACGGGGCGCTGGGGGAGGTGGGTTAG
- a CDS encoding protein kinase family protein, producing MAAAGRGGHVVGERSAVSSQPSAGDLTRALGVTELNAGDSSRASHVWRVEMPGGPVIVRRPWWTSPDVSPFMLGLTRLFGADPRDLGAVSVTYDRWRAVGAWAVPEVLGLAEFRGSPALVVEFVVGEPPRELREADAAELGRRVARIHGHASNAFGDVTGRTRFPLADFYPRALDVVREVASHFDPEAWAPHWPEVEAAFTAVPSPTHAVPMLLGWAGTQFVWREGQPFALVDVEASALAPPELDLCLWELLLTPEGAQHFQAGYAEHLPFPDLGPHRAACRLILRTLEVEGSPPLPEWLALPPFFSLTADS from the coding sequence GTGGCCGCCGCCGGGCGGGGGGGACACGTGGTAGGGGAGCGGTCAGCCGTCAGCTCTCAGCCGTCAGCCGGGGACCTGACCCGGGCGCTCGGGGTCACGGAACTCAACGCCGGGGACTCCAGCCGGGCCTCGCATGTCTGGCGGGTGGAGATGCCGGGGGGCCCGGTGATCGTTCGCCGTCCGTGGTGGACCTCGCCCGATGTGAGCCCGTTCATGCTGGGGCTCACGCGACTCTTCGGCGCCGACCCGCGCGACCTGGGGGCGGTCTCGGTCACCTACGACCGCTGGCGGGCCGTTGGAGCGTGGGCGGTCCCCGAAGTGCTGGGATTGGCCGAATTCCGGGGCAGTCCGGCCCTCGTCGTCGAGTTCGTGGTGGGCGAGCCGCCCCGTGAATTGCGGGAGGCGGACGCGGCGGAACTCGGGCGGCGGGTGGCGAGGATTCACGGGCACGCCTCGAATGCCTTCGGAGACGTGACGGGCCGGACCCGCTTCCCCCTGGCCGACTTCTACCCGCGCGCCCTGGACGTGGTGCGCGAGGTCGCCTCGCACTTCGACCCCGAAGCATGGGCTCCCCACTGGCCGGAGGTCGAGGCTGCCTTCACCGCTGTCCCCTCCCCCACCCATGCCGTGCCCATGCTCCTCGGCTGGGCGGGCACGCAGTTCGTGTGGCGGGAAGGGCAGCCCTTCGCGCTCGTGGACGTGGAGGCCTCGGCCCTCGCCCCGCCCGAACTCGACCTGTGCCTGTGGGAACTCCTGCTCACACCCGAGGGTGCTCAGCACTTCCAGGCCGGATACGCCGAACACCTCCCCTTCCCCGACCTCGGCCCGCACCGCGCCGCTTGCCGCCTGATTCTCCGGACACTGGAGGTGGAGGGCTCGCCACCCCTGCCCGAGTGGCTGGCCCTGCCGCCCTTCTTTTCCCTGACCGCTGATAGCTGA